The DNA sequence CGCCGCGGATCGCCCAGCCGCTACGGGAGATGGTGTACTCGCGGCCGGGGCTGCTGGACGGGCCGGAGATGGCGGAGATCGAGGCGTTCGAGCCCGATCTCATCTTCTCCACCCTGGGCTCGCTGGGGCAGCTGCGGCAGGTGGAGCGGCTTTCCGAGCGCCTAGGCGTGCCGGTGGTCCCGTTCTTCACGGACGACTGGATCACGACGGAGTACCGCCGTGCCTTCGGATCGGGCATCCTGCGGCGGAAGCTGGCGGAGTCGTTCCGGCGGATCGTGGATGCGTCCCCGCTGCGGCTCGCCATCTCCCCCGCGATGGCGGAGGAGTACACGAAGCGGTACGGCGGCGAGTTCCACGCCTTCTGCCGCTGCGTGGACGCGGGCGCCTTCCTGGCGACGCCGCGCGTGGGCGGCGGCGAGTGGATCGAGATGGTCTACGCCGGGCAGCTCGGCTTCGACCGGTGGAAGTACCTGAAGAAGATCGGCGAGGCGCTGCGCGAGCTGCTGGACGAGGGCATCCGCGCGCGGCTCACCGTCTACACGGTCCCCGCGCACGTGGACCTGTACGGCGCCGAGCTGACGATGGACCCGGTGATGCGCGTGGCGGGCTACGTGGAGAGCGACCGCCTGCCCGCCGTGTACGACGCGGCCGACGTGCTGGTGCACTGCGAGAGCTTCGACACGTCGCTGGCCGACTACACGCGCTTCTCGCTGTCCACCAAGGTGTCGGAGTACATGATGGCTGCGCGGCCGCTCCTGGGCTACGGCCCGGCGGACGTGGGCTCCATGCGCTACATCGCCGAGTCCGGCGCGGGCGCCGTGATCTCCGAAGACTCGCCCGCGCACGTGAAGGCGCGCCTGCGCGAGCTGATGGGCGACCGCGCGCGCCTGAACGAGTGGGGCCGCCGCGCCCGCGAGCACGCCCTGGAGCACCACGAGGGCACCCGCCAGCGCGAGCGCTTCCGCGACCTCCTCGCCCGCGCCGTGCAGCCGCGTGCGGACCGGGCCCGAGCCGCCTCGTAGCCGTCGGGCGAAGCTCGCCCGCATCGCATCAGCTGTGACGCGGCGGGGCGCGGGAGTCGTTCCGGACGATGTCGGCTGATCTACGTTGATCGGTAGATGCGTATCTACCGATCATCCCGCATCTTCCGTGATTGAAACGTTGGGGGCGTAGGACTCGGCATCACGGCAGATGCGATGTGGTGTGGGGATGGCGATCGGATGACGCGCGGGAGATGTGCGGCCCGCGATCGAGCTACCGAGGCGAACAGGGCTGGGGGGAGATTGCGGGTTCTTCTGCTGTCGCAGTACTACGAGCCGGAGCCGTTCAAGGGCGACGCGCTGGGGGGCGGGCTGGTGCGGCGCGGGCACCGCGTGACGGCGGTGACGGGCTTTCCCAACTACCCGCTGGGCCGCGTGTACGACGGCTACCGGCAGCGCCCCTGGCAGCGCGAGGAGCGCGCGGGCGTGCAGGTCGTGCGGCTGCCCATGTACACCGACCACTCCCGCTCCGCCGCCCGCCGCGCGCTCAACTACGGCAGCTTCGCGGCGAGCGCGTCGGTGCTCGGCCCCGCGCTGTGCGGGCCGCAGGACGTGATGTGGGTGCACCATCCGCCGCTGACCGTGGCCGCGCCCGCGCTCGCCATCAGCACGGTGCGGCGGGTGCCGTTCGTGCTGGAGATCCAGGACCTGTGGCCCGAGACGCTGGGAGCGACCGGCATGGTGGGCAGCCCGCGCGTGCTGGACGCGGTCGGTCGGGCCGCCGCGGCGCTGTACCGGCGGGCGGCGGCGCTGGTGGTCATCTCGCACGGCTTCAAGCGCAACCTGGTCGCGAAGGGGGTCCCGGCGGAGAAGGTCCACGTGATCCACAACTGGGCCGACGAGGAGGTCTACCGCCCCGTCGCGCCCGACCCCGAGCTGGCACGGCGCTGGGGGCTGGACGGCCGGTTCAACGTGCTGTTCGCCGGCAACATCGGCCCGGCGCAGGCGCTGGGCACGGTGCTGGATGCGGCCGAGCGCCTTCGCGACCTGCCGGACGTGCA is a window from the Longimicrobiaceae bacterium genome containing:
- a CDS encoding glycosyltransferase family 4 protein — its product is MRVLLLSQYYEPEPFKGDALGGGLVRRGHRVTAVTGFPNYPLGRVYDGYRQRPWQREERAGVQVVRLPMYTDHSRSAARRALNYGSFAASASVLGPALCGPQDVMWVHHPPLTVAAPALAISTVRRVPFVLEIQDLWPETLGATGMVGSPRVLDAVGRAAAALYRRAAALVVISHGFKRNLVAKGVPAEKVHVIHNWADEEVYRPVAPDPELARRWGLDGRFNVLFAGNIGPAQALGTVLDAAERLRDLPDVQMVFVGEGVDLAALTASAESRGLANVRFVPRQPPQAMPAFYALSDALLIHLRRDPLFEITIPSKTLAYLACGRPILCAVPGDAADVIERAGAGVTCAPEDADALAAAVRRLHAMPAAERAAMGAAGRAFVAEHASVHTEAQRLLELVQAAAGARRRRM